Proteins from one Mycobacterium adipatum genomic window:
- a CDS encoding plasmid pRiA4b ORF-3 family protein, protein MGSTITSKEAKSNTYRVLVDLDGSTPPIWRRLDLRADLPLDVVHLVVQAAFDWENRHLYRFAMGGGPFDDRSLKVLCDEDIAEGEDRGLPASQTSLGAMMSEPGDRLGYVYDYGDLWELTLELEQVLTPMDSYPAAVVIDGERAAPPEDCGGITDAVQLATVLPDPELFDLARLNEALHGPFFSAVLAGLDSRLIALLSRLPDGPVLVNFVAGLVQLSSAPTIVDDDILRANLTAHQWFLDRAAKDAIPLTSAGYLKPSDVTAAAAVVPQVAEWMGKNNREANCPALLNFRESLQAMGLLRKLKGSLVLTKAGIAAQRDPAVLWRHLASRLIPSDGEAFECHATLLFLAQAGGAEDSGVRFKDIAEALTQLGWRREDGEPVPSDVLYRLTAHDVLVNVCDRPRRLADLNWISPAAAALARAALRAGRLT, encoded by the coding sequence GTGGGCAGCACCATCACAAGCAAGGAAGCCAAGAGCAATACCTACCGCGTGCTGGTGGACCTGGACGGCTCCACCCCGCCGATCTGGCGGCGCCTCGATCTCCGTGCGGATCTGCCGCTGGACGTGGTGCACCTGGTGGTGCAGGCCGCGTTCGACTGGGAGAACCGGCATCTGTACCGCTTCGCCATGGGTGGAGGACCATTCGATGACCGCAGCCTGAAGGTCCTCTGCGACGAGGACATCGCCGAGGGTGAGGATCGTGGCCTACCTGCGTCCCAGACGTCGTTGGGCGCGATGATGAGTGAGCCCGGCGACCGGCTGGGCTATGTCTATGACTACGGCGATCTCTGGGAACTGACACTGGAACTCGAACAGGTACTCACTCCGATGGACAGCTACCCCGCCGCCGTGGTCATCGACGGCGAACGGGCCGCACCGCCCGAGGACTGCGGCGGGATCACCGATGCCGTGCAGCTCGCCACGGTGCTGCCTGATCCGGAACTGTTTGACCTCGCGCGGCTCAACGAGGCACTGCACGGTCCCTTCTTCTCCGCAGTGCTGGCCGGGCTGGATTCGCGGCTCATCGCCCTGTTGAGCCGGTTGCCGGACGGTCCCGTGCTCGTCAACTTCGTCGCGGGCCTTGTCCAGTTGAGTTCGGCACCCACCATCGTCGACGACGACATCCTGCGAGCCAATCTGACCGCACACCAATGGTTCTTGGACCGGGCGGCGAAGGACGCCATCCCGTTGACATCGGCCGGCTATCTGAAACCCTCTGACGTGACCGCCGCAGCAGCAGTGGTGCCGCAGGTGGCCGAGTGGATGGGCAAGAACAACCGTGAAGCCAATTGCCCTGCACTGCTGAACTTTCGGGAGTCCTTGCAGGCGATGGGATTGCTGCGCAAGCTGAAAGGCTCGCTGGTGCTGACCAAGGCCGGCATCGCCGCCCAGCGCGATCCGGCGGTGTTGTGGCGCCATCTCGCATCGCGACTGATTCCCTCTGACGGCGAAGCGTTCGAATGCCACGCCACGCTGTTGTTCCTGGCACAGGCCGGCGGCGCGGAGGACAGCGGCGTTCGGTTCAAAGACATCGCCGAAGCGTTGACCCAGCTGGGCTGGCGTCGCGAGGACGGTGAACCCGTCCCGTCAGACGTGCTGTACCGGCTGACCGCGCACGATGTGCTGGTCAACGTTTGCGATCGGCCGCGGCGGCTCGCCGACCTCAACTGGATCAGTCCTGCAGCTGCCGCGTTGGCGAGGGCGGCGCTGCGGGCCGGGCGTCTTACTTGA
- a CDS encoding RNase H family protein, with protein sequence MQSWTGFIAAPSKEAALLEAITRIRAEHGRHLRMRFLVNLKGSSPLWREAHQIHWWVERPDTAEQPLVDAAVALVRQAPPTPAVSLPVDREPMTVAADGSVRGKNAGFAWLSCTGHYGMAGYRSSLNTVGTQPVLVAELLAIGDAVRELTRRWLSIVSDSQDAVAMVDRWKRGEAVMPGEYPADGPLHVARRQIRADRQRIDVRWAPGHCGEPLNEGADALARLASRHQRGDQDLHFDEYRRRAAGIAEGFASEFRRIGDESGRAVG encoded by the coding sequence TTGCAGTCCTGGACAGGGTTCATCGCCGCGCCCAGCAAAGAAGCCGCTCTGCTGGAGGCCATCACCCGCATCCGTGCCGAACACGGAAGACACCTACGGATGCGGTTCCTGGTCAACCTGAAAGGCAGCAGCCCGCTGTGGCGAGAGGCCCACCAGATCCATTGGTGGGTCGAGCGTCCCGACACCGCGGAACAACCATTAGTGGACGCCGCAGTAGCGCTGGTGCGACAGGCCCCGCCCACACCCGCGGTGTCCCTGCCGGTGGATCGGGAACCGATGACGGTCGCCGCCGACGGCTCCGTGCGCGGCAAGAATGCCGGCTTCGCGTGGCTGTCCTGCACCGGGCACTACGGCATGGCTGGATATCGCTCATCGCTCAACACGGTGGGAACGCAACCGGTACTCGTCGCCGAACTGCTCGCGATCGGTGACGCGGTGCGTGAACTGACGCGTCGGTGGCTGTCGATTGTGTCCGACAGCCAGGACGCCGTCGCGATGGTGGACCGCTGGAAGCGCGGGGAGGCGGTGATGCCGGGCGAGTACCCGGCTGACGGTCCGCTGCACGTCGCGCGACGACAGATCCGCGCCGACCGACAGCGGATCGACGTGCGCTGGGCCCCCGGCCATTGCGGGGAGCCGCTGAACGAGGGCGCCGACGCCCTGGCCCGGCTGGCGTCACGGCATCAGCGCGGTGACCAGGACTTGCACTTTGACGAATACCGTCGCCGGGCCGCTGGGATTGCCGAGGGCTTCGCCTCGGAGTTTCGCCGGATCGGCGATGAGTCGGGGCGGGCGGTTGGGTGA
- a CDS encoding DUF2510 domain-containing protein, with product MTTHPGWYPDPAGQPGQRYHDGHRWTQHFSPTPPPAPPAQAVAVAVSNGGGTSHGLHLVLTVFTCGLWLPIWALAAIFGGGGSSSVAVAGNGATVRTANWRPLIALAVFGGFFLMGLIAQHPWLLAVLAVIGALSGGGFWALKAAQRREEERRREQFQRDMLAQRAEHEDKLYLRGDPRGVHGQYLPPDCG from the coding sequence ATGACCACACACCCCGGTTGGTACCCGGATCCGGCCGGCCAGCCCGGCCAGCGCTATCACGACGGTCACCGCTGGACACAGCACTTCTCGCCGACCCCGCCACCGGCGCCGCCGGCACAGGCCGTGGCGGTCGCGGTATCGAACGGCGGCGGCACCAGTCACGGTCTGCACCTGGTGCTGACGGTGTTCACCTGCGGCCTGTGGTTGCCGATTTGGGCCCTGGCCGCAATCTTCGGCGGCGGCGGATCGTCATCGGTTGCGGTCGCCGGCAACGGTGCGACGGTACGCACCGCGAACTGGCGGCCGCTGATCGCGCTCGCGGTCTTCGGTGGCTTCTTTCTAATGGGTCTGATCGCCCAACACCCCTGGCTGCTCGCCGTTCTCGCGGTGATCGGGGCGCTGTCCGGCGGCGGGTTCTGGGCGCTGAAGGCGGCCCAACGGCGCGAGGAAGAGCGGCGCCGCGAGCAGTTCCAGCGCGACATGCTCGCACAGCGCGCCGAGCACGAGGACAAGCTCTACCTCCGGGGTGATCCGCGTGGAGTGCACGGCCAGTACCTCCCGCCGGACTGCGGGTAG
- a CDS encoding type II toxin-antitoxin system VapC family toxin, with product MNVLLDTHTLLWLASSPAEVDAAAMAELIKPETHVVVSAASAWEIAIKTRIGRLDGEALLSAWPDIIAGMSAVELPIESADAILAGRLPWQHKDPFDRAIVAQALRRNLTVATRDDKIIDAALVAVIRA from the coding sequence GTGAACGTTCTTCTGGACACCCACACCCTCCTATGGCTGGCCAGCTCACCGGCCGAAGTGGATGCCGCAGCCATGGCAGAGCTGATCAAACCCGAAACCCACGTCGTCGTCAGTGCCGCTTCCGCGTGGGAAATCGCCATCAAAACCAGGATCGGGAGACTCGATGGTGAGGCGTTACTGTCGGCTTGGCCGGACATCATTGCCGGCATGAGCGCCGTGGAATTGCCCATCGAGTCTGCCGACGCGATTCTCGCCGGACGGCTCCCGTGGCAACACAAGGACCCATTCGATCGGGCGATCGTGGCGCAGGCACTGCGCCGCAACCTCACCGTTGCCACTCGTGACGACAAGATCATCGACGCTGCACTGGTGGCCGTGATCAGGGCCTGA
- a CDS encoding type II toxin-antitoxin system VapB family antitoxin has product MNGAELRENPPMGVHISNVRTEQLVRELARRTGLSQSAAVEMAVAAKLAELEATQRRSARRAEVSMLLSELDMSLAERKYVDQQDLYDDQGLPV; this is encoded by the coding sequence ATGAATGGCGCAGAATTGAGGGAGAATCCGCCTATGGGTGTACACATTTCGAACGTCCGGACGGAGCAACTTGTCCGAGAACTGGCGAGACGCACCGGGCTCAGCCAGTCCGCCGCGGTGGAGATGGCGGTCGCGGCCAAACTTGCTGAGCTCGAGGCGACTCAGCGCCGAAGCGCACGGCGCGCTGAGGTCAGCATGCTGTTGTCCGAATTGGACATGTCGCTGGCAGAGCGAAAATACGTCGATCAGCAGGATCTCTACGACGACCAGGGGCTGCCGGTGTGA
- a CDS encoding NUDIX hydrolase has translation MDNGNAVSSSGRALTDYPRPSVAVDTAVLTPDPDLGLAVLQVRRAHGRGWALPGTFLHEKETLAEAVQRSLADKAGIQGLAPRQLHVFDALGRDDRGWVLSVAHVAVVPADRVSTRFTEVTRLVPVGAPGRLVYDHAEIIALAVDDVRARHAAGPDPDRLLGEEFTLRDLRRVHESIVGESLQRDTFRRAMEPHLEPTGERVALGRGRPAELFRRNAHRT, from the coding sequence ATGGACAACGGAAATGCTGTGAGCAGCAGCGGGCGGGCCCTCACGGACTACCCGCGGCCTTCTGTTGCCGTCGACACCGCGGTCCTCACGCCGGACCCCGACCTGGGTCTGGCGGTGCTGCAGGTGCGTCGCGCACACGGCAGGGGATGGGCGCTGCCGGGCACCTTCTTGCACGAGAAGGAGACGCTCGCCGAGGCGGTGCAGCGCTCGCTGGCCGACAAGGCGGGCATCCAGGGATTGGCGCCACGCCAGCTGCATGTCTTCGATGCGCTCGGCCGCGATGATCGGGGTTGGGTGCTGTCCGTCGCGCACGTTGCGGTGGTGCCCGCCGACAGGGTGTCGACGCGCTTCACCGAGGTGACCCGCCTGGTGCCGGTGGGCGCGCCCGGCCGGCTGGTCTACGACCACGCCGAGATCATCGCGCTGGCTGTCGACGATGTGCGCGCGCGCCACGCCGCGGGCCCTGACCCGGACCGCCTGCTCGGCGAGGAGTTCACGCTGCGGGATCTGCGGCGGGTGCACGAGTCGATCGTGGGGGAGTCGTTGCAGCGCGACACCTTCCGTCGCGCCATGGAGCCGCACCTGGAGCCCACCGGTGAACGGGTGGCCCTCGGTCGGGGGCGTCCGGCTGAACTGTTCCGGCGCAACGCACATCGCACCTGA
- a CDS encoding DUF7159 family protein — MSLVLGLSVTSKDIHGELVDGDTGEGHPIDRAIVDADHIEDFLAELPADADLRAVGITWSHDAETEAVKVREALDAYAGGAPIVAVRDVEATAALARGIADIAGHDFAVICVVEPDGAVVATVEGFEIHVEHIDHADTATLNDRVRAIVRAARPSPDAVYILGSQDPDDLVAAVAEETDRPVITATQADFALTRGAALASALAANTPETRETKKRITRDGALAIALGSAAVVFVVSLSVALTAPEAPEPPPRPVAAAETAPPPVAPLSPVPPRASREMARTLNIAPAAPAPPPPQAAAPAPPAAAPAPPPPPAAAPAPLQPSVPSVQEPRLRDRILDRIPIIGRFN, encoded by the coding sequence ATGAGCCTCGTACTGGGCCTATCAGTGACATCGAAGGACATCCACGGCGAGCTGGTCGACGGCGACACCGGCGAGGGCCACCCGATCGACCGCGCCATCGTGGACGCCGACCACATCGAAGACTTTCTGGCCGAACTCCCGGCCGACGCCGACCTGCGCGCCGTCGGCATCACCTGGTCACACGACGCCGAAACCGAGGCCGTCAAGGTCCGTGAAGCCCTCGACGCCTACGCCGGCGGCGCACCCATCGTCGCCGTCCGCGATGTCGAGGCCACCGCGGCCCTGGCCCGCGGTATCGCCGACATCGCCGGACACGATTTCGCCGTCATCTGCGTCGTCGAACCCGATGGCGCCGTCGTCGCCACCGTCGAAGGCTTCGAGATCCACGTGGAGCACATCGACCACGCCGACACCGCCACCCTCAACGACCGGGTCCGCGCCATCGTGCGCGCCGCCCGCCCCAGCCCCGACGCCGTCTACATCCTGGGCTCGCAGGACCCCGACGACCTCGTCGCTGCCGTCGCCGAGGAAACCGACCGCCCCGTCATCACCGCCACCCAGGCCGACTTCGCGCTCACCCGCGGCGCGGCCCTGGCCTCCGCGCTGGCCGCCAACACGCCCGAAACCCGCGAAACCAAGAAGCGCATCACCCGCGACGGCGCGCTGGCCATCGCGCTGGGCTCCGCGGCGGTCGTCTTTGTCGTGTCGCTGTCGGTCGCGCTGACCGCCCCGGAGGCACCCGAACCACCGCCCCGCCCGGTGGCCGCCGCGGAGACCGCACCGCCGCCGGTAGCGCCGCTCAGCCCGGTACCGCCCCGCGCGTCCCGGGAGATGGCCAGGACCCTCAACATCGCCCCGGCCGCCCCTGCGCCGCCACCACCGCAAGCTGCCGCTCCCGCACCACCGGCGGCTGCACCCGCGCCACCGCCACCCCCGGCCGCGGCCCCCGCACCGCTGCAACCGTCGGTGCCCTCGGTGCAGGAGCCGCGGCTGCGCGACCGCATCCTGGACCGCATCCCGATCATCGGCCGCTTCAACTGA
- a CDS encoding endonuclease/exonuclease/phosphatase family protein, which produces MGTRLATNNIRHGGTKSAEALTTRLLGYDADILVVTEFRANAAGARLIDRLEQAGYDTSHPAVGPKLNTVLIAARIGIDRSWLFSESLDPRHLWCAEIDGAYVCGVYMPQNTAKLPYWEALIRDAPTSGIDLLIGDFNTGTNDLDKDPHGAKFIGPEMPGRLIDSGYTDMWRSLHPDVREYSWFSRPEDNGFRLDYVYAAPDLAQRIGFCEFDHAPRLKGETDHSGLVAVVQDWP; this is translated from the coding sequence GTGGGCACGAGGCTCGCGACGAACAACATCCGACACGGCGGCACCAAGTCCGCCGAGGCGCTGACCACCCGACTGCTTGGCTACGACGCCGACATCCTGGTGGTCACCGAGTTCCGCGCCAACGCGGCCGGCGCGCGGCTGATCGACCGTCTGGAGCAGGCCGGCTACGACACCTCGCATCCCGCGGTCGGGCCGAAGTTGAACACCGTGCTGATCGCCGCGCGCATCGGTATCGACCGGTCATGGTTGTTCAGCGAGTCGCTCGATCCGCGACATCTGTGGTGCGCCGAAATCGACGGCGCCTACGTGTGCGGGGTGTACATGCCGCAGAACACCGCGAAGTTGCCCTACTGGGAGGCGCTGATCCGGGATGCCCCGACGAGTGGCATCGACCTGCTGATTGGCGACTTCAACACCGGTACCAACGATCTCGACAAGGATCCGCACGGAGCCAAGTTCATCGGACCGGAGATGCCCGGCCGCCTGATCGACTCCGGATACACCGACATGTGGCGATCGCTGCACCCCGATGTCCGCGAGTACTCGTGGTTCAGCCGGCCCGAGGACAACGGGTTTCGACTCGACTACGTGTACGCAGCGCCGGACCTCGCGCAGCGGATTGGGTTCTGCGAGTTCGACCATGCCCCACGGTTGAAGGGCGAAACCGACCATTCAGGCCTGGTAGCCGTCGTGCAGGACTGGCCATGA
- a CDS encoding GIY-YIG nuclease family protein has protein sequence MTPDVQAVFDVLSDSSNAVDPKCFPADLQLAQRPGMYAWWGDAEACTVLGAELGVELPSLLYVGQAGATKWPSGKRSTATLATRIGRQHIRGNARSSTFRRTISALLLDQLQLVPAGGGRLDSPSNAVVSQWIAEHLTVGIVAVDDRDALGRVEQALLDQLDPPLNLDHCPSSAARARLTALRARISR, from the coding sequence ATGACACCGGACGTACAAGCAGTGTTCGACGTACTTTCCGATTCCTCGAATGCCGTTGATCCAAAGTGCTTTCCGGCAGATCTACAGCTGGCTCAGCGGCCGGGCATGTATGCGTGGTGGGGCGATGCCGAAGCGTGCACGGTCCTTGGAGCCGAACTCGGCGTAGAACTTCCGTCCTTGCTCTACGTCGGCCAGGCCGGCGCGACCAAATGGCCCTCCGGCAAGCGATCGACTGCCACGCTCGCCACCCGAATCGGCCGCCAACACATCCGTGGGAACGCCCGATCGTCTACATTTCGTCGCACGATCTCCGCGCTCTTGCTGGACCAATTGCAGCTCGTGCCAGCAGGCGGCGGACGACTGGACAGTCCGAGCAACGCGGTCGTCTCACAGTGGATAGCCGAGCACCTCACAGTCGGCATCGTCGCGGTCGACGACAGGGATGCCCTCGGCCGCGTTGAACAGGCTCTGTTGGATCAGCTGGATCCGCCACTGAACCTGGACCACTGCCCGTCATCTGCGGCCCGCGCCCGTCTGACCGCACTCCGAGCCCGGATCTCGCGCTGA
- a CDS encoding helix-turn-helix domain-containing protein, translated as MKSTARLRRVPALRAMLAAGKSQRETAQELGVSQPAVSQQLKSAPKLDDDIHREAVLL; from the coding sequence ATGAAAAGCACCGCGCGGTTGCGCCGCGTCCCGGCACTGCGTGCCATGCTGGCCGCCGGAAAGTCCCAGCGTGAGACCGCCCAGGAGTTGGGTGTCAGCCAGCCCGCAGTGAGCCAGCAACTCAAGTCCGCCCCGAAGCTCGACGACGACATCCACCGTGAGGCGGTGCTGCTCTGA
- a CDS encoding HNH endonuclease, producing MPDAIDPLLLGQRVVAILETGLRVATYKLATLMALIDHCIENLPEHPADQLAVSIPDLAHRVLQLYWRQVRPFEGHDLRQSSGEKERIPRAVRALRAATPASSLSVAMMAAPEVYQTSIDEIGLCLAQQPLYRLQRLPGGDLTDPFLYDDSFLHSNVSRRTLRAHNDAIVLMPGVAAGLARLAGLLKPALEIMWVDDVRRMNKFLTAEVPDIAGHLFGRDRTALAAVRGPFKDAFGARCFYCDTHLPADNPIDHVLPWSLVGIDGLANLVLACARCNTDKRHALPAVDLVDRVLGRDRGVLEQIAGEIRWPTEYQRVAAAARGIYGSQPPGIATWSGYKASVRLDIGFPPRWMDSPS from the coding sequence GTGCCGGACGCCATCGATCCCCTGCTGCTCGGGCAGCGTGTGGTGGCGATCCTGGAGACCGGCCTGCGGGTCGCGACCTACAAGCTCGCAACGCTGATGGCGCTCATCGACCATTGCATCGAGAACCTGCCCGAGCACCCGGCGGACCAACTGGCCGTTTCGATCCCCGATCTCGCGCACCGTGTCCTCCAGCTGTACTGGCGCCAGGTCCGCCCATTCGAGGGGCATGACCTGCGCCAGTCCAGCGGCGAGAAAGAGCGAATCCCGCGTGCCGTCAGAGCGTTGCGCGCCGCCACGCCGGCCTCCTCGTTGAGCGTGGCAATGATGGCTGCCCCGGAGGTCTACCAGACGTCCATTGACGAGATCGGCTTGTGCCTGGCTCAGCAGCCGCTGTACCGGCTGCAACGATTGCCCGGCGGCGACCTCACCGATCCGTTCCTGTACGACGACAGCTTCCTGCACTCGAATGTGTCGCGGCGTACGTTGCGTGCCCACAATGACGCGATCGTGCTGATGCCGGGGGTGGCAGCCGGTCTCGCCCGGCTGGCCGGTCTGCTCAAGCCCGCGCTGGAGATCATGTGGGTCGACGATGTGCGACGGATGAACAAGTTCCTCACCGCCGAGGTGCCGGATATCGCCGGGCACCTGTTCGGGCGGGACCGCACGGCGCTGGCCGCGGTACGTGGTCCGTTCAAAGATGCGTTCGGCGCGCGTTGCTTCTACTGCGATACCCATCTGCCGGCCGACAACCCGATCGACCATGTGCTGCCATGGTCACTTGTCGGTATCGACGGACTGGCCAATCTCGTGTTGGCGTGTGCGCGGTGCAACACCGACAAACGCCATGCGCTGCCGGCGGTCGACCTCGTCGACAGAGTGCTCGGCCGTGACCGCGGGGTGCTGGAGCAGATCGCCGGTGAGATCCGTTGGCCGACCGAGTACCAGCGCGTCGCCGCCGCGGCGCGTGGGATCTACGGGAGTCAGCCACCGGGAATTGCGACGTGGTCGGGGTACAAGGCCAGCGTGCGTCTCGACATCGGGTTCCCGCCCCGATGGATGGATTCGCCCAGCTGA
- a CDS encoding type II toxin-antitoxin system Phd/YefM family antitoxin, with the protein MESTVTSTEAKNQLNRILAEVERTGASVTITNHGRPIARLVPVQPLPRTFGQLPALRIPHDFDEPLPEAELHAWDGADES; encoded by the coding sequence ATGGAGAGCACGGTGACCAGCACGGAAGCCAAGAACCAGCTGAATCGCATCCTGGCCGAAGTTGAACGGACCGGCGCATCTGTGACCATCACGAATCACGGCCGCCCCATTGCCAGGCTGGTACCGGTGCAGCCCCTTCCGCGCACATTCGGCCAGTTGCCAGCCCTGCGCATCCCCCATGACTTTGATGAACCGCTGCCCGAGGCCGAACTACACGCATGGGACGGCGCAGACGAGTCGTGA
- a CDS encoding type VII secretion target has translation MSHESIVVSTAQVRLSADQMAVVAGEASSNRAAVADSVSTQGAAWKEKGTPGFGKFIDVLEAQAARLRSDLTALGDSLRAAADVYDRQDQEAGGALDTAVRYE, from the coding sequence ATGAGTCACGAGAGCATCGTCGTGTCGACGGCCCAGGTCCGGCTGTCCGCTGATCAGATGGCGGTAGTCGCCGGCGAGGCGTCCTCCAATCGCGCGGCGGTCGCCGACAGTGTCTCGACCCAAGGCGCGGCCTGGAAGGAAAAGGGCACACCCGGCTTCGGGAAGTTTATCGACGTGCTGGAAGCACAGGCGGCACGGCTACGTTCTGACCTGACGGCCCTGGGTGATTCGTTACGCGCCGCTGCCGATGTCTATGACCGGCAGGACCAGGAGGCCGGCGGGGCTCTCGATACTGCGGTGCGGTACGAGTAG
- a CDS encoding vWA domain-containing protein, producing the protein MSNQNLTLIAFLLDRSGSMQSIKSDVVGGFDAFLTEQRAGDGECRVTLAQFDSEYEVVYHALPVDEVPALELNPRNSTALLDSMGKLITDTAAEIAALGEDDKPGSVIVAIMTDGMENASHEWSRPAIKSLVEQQTTEFGWEFLYMGADQDAVEVGKDLGVKAEQAVTYGRGKSREAMAAMSGNVRGYRRAKMADVDAGMPGFSEDQRSELSDD; encoded by the coding sequence ATGTCGAACCAGAACCTCACTCTGATCGCCTTCCTGCTGGATCGCTCCGGATCGATGCAATCGATCAAGTCCGACGTGGTCGGCGGCTTCGATGCCTTTCTCACCGAGCAGCGCGCCGGCGACGGCGAATGCCGCGTGACCCTCGCCCAGTTCGACAGCGAATACGAGGTCGTCTACCACGCCCTGCCCGTCGATGAAGTGCCTGCGCTGGAACTGAATCCACGCAACAGCACCGCGCTGCTGGACTCGATGGGCAAGCTCATCACCGACACGGCAGCCGAGATCGCCGCACTCGGCGAGGACGACAAGCCGGGTTCTGTCATCGTCGCGATCATGACCGACGGCATGGAGAACGCCAGCCACGAATGGAGCCGACCGGCGATCAAATCGCTCGTCGAGCAGCAGACCACTGAATTCGGTTGGGAATTCCTCTATATGGGCGCCGATCAGGATGCCGTCGAGGTCGGCAAGGATCTCGGGGTCAAAGCCGAGCAGGCGGTCACCTACGGCCGGGGGAAGTCCCGGGAGGCGATGGCTGCAATGTCGGGGAACGTGCGGGGGTACCGCCGCGCAAAGATGGCCGATGTCGATGCTGGGATGCCCGGGTTCAGTGAGGACCAGCGGTCAGAGTTGTCGGACGACTGA
- a CDS encoding ADP-ribosylglycohydrolase family protein, with the protein MTSRNDRAEGVLLGTAAGDALGAPYEFQPPRGAELPVEMTGGGPWEPGEWTDDTAMAIAIAEVAATGADLQDEAAQDAIVSRWHTWSLTAKDVGIQTRSVLSAAARHAPITAVAARAASADHHQRTGRTAGNGSLMRTAPVAPAYLDDEDAMVTAARAISELTHFDPDAGDAAVLWCCAIRHAVLTTELDVRVGLRHLDADRRALWTARLDDAEALRPAEIPNNGWVVAALQAAWSAIVTTRGGGPAHLRAGLDAAVRAGFDTDTVAAIAGGLLGAAYGASAVPLQWRSRLHGWPGMTARDLVGLATAIQRPGATSTGPTYAGYRTDALVTHPFDDGVLIGGIGALRKLPAEVDAVVSLCRVADADVPTGMPHVEVRLIDSVDADENPHLDHVLLDAVGAVEELRAQGRTVLLHCVEAYSRTPTVAALYGARVRGVSGDEALRAVLDVLPEANPNAVFRDAVRRLGVAT; encoded by the coding sequence ATGACATCACGCAACGATCGCGCCGAGGGCGTGCTGCTGGGCACCGCCGCCGGCGACGCCCTGGGGGCGCCGTACGAGTTCCAACCGCCTCGCGGCGCCGAACTGCCGGTGGAGATGACCGGCGGCGGGCCGTGGGAGCCCGGCGAGTGGACCGATGACACCGCGATGGCCATCGCCATCGCCGAGGTCGCCGCGACCGGCGCCGATCTGCAGGACGAGGCGGCCCAGGACGCGATCGTGTCTCGCTGGCACACATGGTCGTTGACCGCCAAGGATGTCGGCATCCAGACCCGGTCCGTGCTGTCGGCGGCGGCGCGGCACGCACCGATCACCGCGGTCGCGGCCCGCGCGGCGTCGGCGGATCACCACCAACGCACCGGCCGCACCGCCGGTAACGGCTCGCTCATGCGTACCGCTCCGGTGGCGCCGGCCTACCTCGACGACGAGGACGCCATGGTGACCGCGGCGCGGGCCATCAGCGAGCTCACCCATTTCGACCCCGACGCGGGTGACGCCGCCGTGTTGTGGTGCTGCGCGATCCGGCACGCGGTACTGACCACCGAACTCGACGTCCGGGTCGGACTGCGCCACCTCGACGCCGACCGTCGAGCCCTGTGGACTGCTCGCCTGGATGACGCCGAGGCGCTCCGTCCCGCCGAGATCCCCAACAACGGTTGGGTGGTCGCCGCACTGCAGGCCGCGTGGTCGGCCATCGTCACGACCCGCGGTGGCGGGCCCGCGCACCTGCGCGCTGGGCTCGACGCGGCCGTGCGTGCCGGTTTCGACACCGACACCGTCGCGGCCATCGCCGGCGGACTGCTCGGCGCCGCATACGGGGCGTCGGCTGTCCCGTTGCAGTGGCGCAGCCGGCTGCACGGCTGGCCCGGCATGACCGCACGGGATCTGGTCGGCCTGGCGACGGCAATCCAACGCCCGGGTGCGACGAGCACCGGACCGACGTATGCGGGGTATCGCACCGATGCCCTTGTCACCCATCCCTTTGACGATGGCGTGCTGATCGGTGGCATCGGGGCGCTGCGGAAGTTGCCGGCCGAGGTGGATGCGGTGGTGTCGCTGTGCCGGGTGGCGGACGCCGATGTGCCGACCGGGATGCCGCATGTCGAGGTCCGGCTCATCGACAGCGTCGACGCCGACGAGAACCCGCACCTCGATCATGTGTTGCTCGACGCCGTCGGTGCGGTCGAAGAGCTCCGGGCGCAGGGCCGCACGGTGCTGTTGCACTGCGTCGAGGCGTACAGCCGCACCCCGACCGTCGCGGCGCTCTACGGTGCCCGGGTCCGCGGGGTCAGCGGCGATGAGGCGCTGCGGGCGGTGCTGGACGTGCTGCCCGAGGCGAATCCGAATGCGGTGTTCCGGGACGCGGTGCGACGGTTGGGGGTGGCGACGTGA